The Acinonyx jubatus isolate Ajub_Pintada_27869175 chromosome D1, VMU_Ajub_asm_v1.0, whole genome shotgun sequence genome includes a window with the following:
- the LOC106966101 gene encoding olfactory receptor 51I2 → MGLFNVTHPASFLLTGIPGLESSHAWLAGPLCVMYAVALGGNTVILQAVRVEPSLHEPMYYFLSMLSFSDVAMSMATLPTVLRTFCLNVRNIAFDACLIQMFLIHSFSMMESGILLAMSFDRYVAICDPLRYAAVLTNEVIARIGIAVAARSFIILLPLLFLFKRLPICRSNVLSHSYCLHPDMMKLACADITINSIYGFFVLVSTFGMDMFLIFLSYVLILHSVMAIASREERLKVLNTCVSHILAVLVFYVPMIGVSTVHRFGKHAPRYVHVLMSNVYLFVPPVLNPLIYSAKTKEIRRTIVRMFRRMKT, encoded by the coding sequence atgggactgttcaatgtcactcatcctgcttccttcctcctgacCGGCATCCCTGGTCTGGAGAGCTCTCACGCCTGGCTAGCAGGGCCCCTCTGTGTCATGTATGCTGTGGCCCTCGGAGGCAACACTGTGATCCTGCAGGCCGTGCGAGTGGAGCCCAGCCTCCATGAGCCCATGTACTACTTCCTGTCCATGCTGTCCTTCAGTGACGTGGCCATGTCCATGGCCACACTGCCCACCGTGCTCAGAACCTTCTGCCTCAATGTCCGCAACATTGCCTTCGATGCCTGCCTGATTCAGATGtttctcattcattccttctccATGATGGAGTCGGGCATTCTGCTGGCCATGAGCTttgaccgctatgtggccattTGTGATCCCTTGCGCTATGCTGCCGTGCTCACCAATGAAGTCATTGCCAGAATAGGCATAGCTGTGGCTGCTCGGAGCTTCATcatcctccttccccttctcttcctcttcaagAGGCTGCCTATCTGCAGATCCAATGTTCTTTCCCACTCCTACTGCCTTCACCCAGACATGATGAAGCTGGCCTGTGCTGATATCACTATCAACAGCATCTATGGATTCTTTGTTCTTGTATCTACCTTTGGCATGGACATGTTTCTTATCTTCCTCTCCTATGTGCTCATTCTGCACTCGGTCATGGCCATCGCTTCCCGAGAGGAACGCCTGAAAGTTCTCAACACATGCGTGTCACATATCTTGGCTGTACTTGTGTTTTACGTACCGATGATTGGGGTCTCCACAGTGCACCGCTTTGGGAAGCATGCCCCACGCTATGTACACGTCCTCATGTCCAATGTTTACCTCTTTGTACCTCCTGTGCTCAACCCTCTCATTTACAGCGCCAAGACAAAGGAGATCCGCCGAACCATTGTCCGTATGTTTCGGCGCATGAAAACATGA